A region from the uncultured Draconibacterium sp. genome encodes:
- a CDS encoding nucleotidyltransferase domain-containing protein, giving the protein MDYNTYIPIIVEELKKTSPEKVILFGSYAYGTPTPDSDIDLLVIKDLKENEIRKYRLQLKKALWEKLKVFNFPFDLIVDSETRIKKRIAMGDLFYKEIYTKGKVIYA; this is encoded by the coding sequence ATGGATTATAATACTTACATACCTATTATTGTTGAAGAACTAAAAAAAACATCACCTGAAAAAGTTATCCTTTTTGGCTCATATGCCTATGGTACACCAACTCCCGATAGCGATATCGATCTCCTGGTTATTAAAGACCTTAAAGAAAATGAAATTCGAAAATACAGGCTTCAATTAAAAAAAGCACTTTGGGAAAAACTAAAGGTATTCAACTTCCCGTTCGATCTGATTGTTGACAGTGAAACAAGGATAAAAAAACGCATTGCCATGGGCGATCTTTTTTATAAGGAAATTTACACAAAAGGTAAAGTAATTTATGCCTAA
- the cysQ gene encoding 3'(2'),5'-bisphosphate nucleotidase CysQ yields MINTALKAAIQAGEEIIKIYNDPNSDFSVEKKADNSPLTIADKASHKVIEAALINTGIPILSEEGKTIDYAERKSWDTFWLIDPLDGTKEFIKKNGEFTVNIALVTKGKPVMGIIYVPVSRTLYFGSEEEGAWKMEQADQACRLETLKSKGQKLPAPSATAAFKIVGSRSHMSAETEAYIKQLKKAHSHIEIVSKGSSLKICMVAEGVANEYPRFGPTMEWDTAAGHAIANAAGKKLWLTDLSGELQYNKENLLNPYFIVK; encoded by the coding sequence ATGATTAACACCGCACTAAAAGCCGCCATACAAGCCGGCGAAGAAATCATTAAAATCTACAACGATCCGAATTCCGATTTCTCGGTTGAAAAGAAGGCCGATAACTCGCCACTGACCATTGCCGACAAAGCCAGTCATAAGGTAATTGAAGCCGCTTTAATCAATACCGGCATCCCCATTCTTAGCGAAGAGGGAAAAACCATTGACTATGCCGAACGAAAAAGCTGGGATACCTTCTGGCTCATCGACCCGCTGGACGGCACCAAAGAGTTTATCAAAAAAAACGGGGAGTTTACCGTAAACATTGCACTTGTTACAAAGGGCAAACCCGTAATGGGTATTATTTACGTTCCGGTAAGCCGGACACTCTATTTTGGATCGGAAGAAGAAGGTGCCTGGAAAATGGAGCAAGCTGATCAGGCATGCCGCCTGGAAACCTTAAAAAGTAAGGGCCAAAAGCTGCCCGCTCCGTCTGCAACAGCTGCCTTTAAGATTGTAGGCAGCCGCTCGCATATGAGCGCAGAAACCGAAGCCTATATTAAGCAATTAAAAAAAGCGCATTCGCACATCGAAATTGTATCAAAAGGAAGTTCCCTAAAGATATGTATGGTAGCAGAAGGTGTCGCCAACGAATACCCGCGTTTTGGCCCCACCATGGAATGGGACACCGCCGCCGGCCACGCCATTGCAAATGCCGCGGGTAAAAAACTGTGGTTAACCGACCTTAGCGGAGAACTGCAATACAACAAGGAAAACCTCTTAAACCCGTATTTTATTGTAAAGTAA
- a CDS encoding glycosyltransferase: MNPLVSICCQTYNHVNYIQEALEGFLMQKTNFDFEILLRDDASTDGTTEICMEYALKYPDKINLLAYDENQWQKGVKPFSDNVQRAKGKYIAICEGDDYWTDPLKLKKQVDFLEEHSDYGLVHTNFSSTGGENKRIITRKKTNGDVFIKLLKGQYHIGTMTVIFKKSLLKNVESNSNCIVGDISLWIQLAKQTKFGYIDEVTANYRILEESLSHSENIEKSIKILKNALECRNYFIKLYNINVDHKLALARYYSNIIKLAYEKKEKNISQSYFKKLINLGAKFITIKTIFFYLGSRIFAFRLIINFTYQVKSWASGL, encoded by the coding sequence ATGAATCCACTTGTTAGTATTTGTTGCCAAACATATAATCATGTAAATTATATCCAAGAAGCTCTGGAAGGATTTTTAATGCAGAAAACCAATTTTGATTTTGAGATTTTGCTGCGCGATGATGCTTCTACAGATGGTACAACTGAGATTTGCATGGAATATGCTTTAAAATATCCGGATAAAATAAACCTTTTAGCTTACGACGAAAATCAGTGGCAAAAAGGAGTGAAGCCTTTTTCAGATAATGTTCAACGTGCTAAAGGAAAATACATTGCCATTTGTGAAGGAGATGATTACTGGACTGATCCGCTAAAGTTAAAAAAGCAAGTGGATTTCTTGGAAGAACACTCTGATTATGGCTTAGTCCACACAAACTTCTCCTCCACCGGAGGAGAAAATAAAAGAATTATTACTCGAAAAAAGACTAATGGAGATGTTTTTATTAAGCTCTTAAAAGGACAATATCATATTGGTACCATGACTGTGATATTTAAAAAGTCGCTTTTAAAGAATGTTGAATCAAATTCTAATTGTATAGTGGGTGACATTTCCTTGTGGATTCAGTTGGCAAAACAGACTAAATTTGGTTATATAGATGAGGTCACAGCAAATTATAGAATATTAGAAGAGTCTTTATCCCATAGTGAAAATATTGAGAAAAGTATTAAAATTCTAAAGAATGCTCTTGAATGCAGAAACTATTTCATTAAGTTATATAACATAAATGTCGACCATAAACTGGCATTAGCAAGATACTACTCAAATATTATAAAATTAGCTTATGAGAAAAAAGAAAAGAATATTTCTCAATCTTATTTTAAAAAATTAATCAATCTTGGGGCAAAATTCATAACAATTAAAACTATTTTTTTTTACCTTGGATCACGGATTTTCGCTTTTCGATTAATTATCAATTTTACATACCAAGTTAAGTCATGGGCATCTGGATTGTAA
- a CDS encoding NeuD/PglB/VioB family sugar acetyltransferase, with protein MKKLIILGGRGIGMIAASVANDLGTYQVLGFLNDYVPVGDKVGKFNGYKVIGSSNDVSKYLSDDDTYFFIGYVGMKNEKEIFEKITKLGIPRTKFATLIHPTAIIPKGFCSIGNGVLMAPLSQLSPDTTVEDNCILLPNSFLGHDSTMKRFSHITANSVIGGNVMLGYGAHVGTNATVRENVKIGDFALIGSGSVVLNDVPENAVVVGNPAKILKQR; from the coding sequence ATGAAGAAGTTGATAATATTAGGCGGACGTGGAATCGGAATGATTGCAGCATCTGTCGCCAATGATCTTGGGACCTACCAAGTTCTTGGATTTTTAAATGACTACGTTCCTGTCGGTGATAAAGTAGGAAAATTTAATGGATACAAAGTTATTGGATCGTCCAATGACGTATCAAAATATCTTTCCGATGATGACACCTATTTTTTCATTGGCTATGTGGGGATGAAAAATGAAAAAGAAATTTTTGAAAAAATAACCAAATTGGGGATTCCCAGAACCAAATTTGCTACCTTAATTCATCCAACGGCCATTATTCCCAAAGGTTTCTGTTCTATCGGCAATGGAGTTTTAATGGCTCCATTATCCCAGTTATCACCGGATACAACGGTTGAAGACAACTGTATTTTACTCCCAAACTCGTTCCTGGGGCACGACAGCACTATGAAACGTTTTTCACATATCACCGCAAATAGTGTGATTGGAGGAAATGTTATGCTAGGTTATGGTGCACATGTTGGTACAAATGCAACTGTTAGGGAAAATGTCAAAATTGGTGATTTTGCTCTTATCGGTTCAGGTTCGGTGGTATTAAATGATGTTCCAGAGAATGCAGTTGTTGTAGGTAACCCTGCAAAAATTCTAAAACAAAGATAA
- the cysC gene encoding adenylyl-sulfate kinase: MNNNIYTTFDKIKDRHAKEIYLKQQGKVIWFTGLSGSGKTTLASQLEKRLFELNYFCQILDGDNVRSGINKNLKFTEADRLENIRRIAEVSKLFMNCGIILICAFISPTNEMRELAREIIGEDDFLEVFVNTPLEVCEQRDPKGLYKKARAGEIPNFTGISSPFEHPENPFIEVDNTNPDMDGTIREMLKKIVPEIKFDPSNIL, encoded by the coding sequence ATGAATAACAACATCTACACAACCTTTGACAAGATTAAAGACAGACACGCCAAAGAAATCTACCTTAAACAACAAGGAAAGGTAATTTGGTTTACCGGACTTTCAGGGTCCGGCAAAACGACCCTGGCCAGCCAGCTCGAAAAACGTCTTTTTGAACTGAACTACTTTTGCCAGATTTTGGATGGCGATAACGTACGCTCCGGCATTAACAAAAACCTGAAATTTACCGAGGCCGACCGCCTCGAAAATATCCGGCGGATTGCAGAGGTTAGCAAACTGTTTATGAATTGTGGCATTATTCTTATTTGTGCTTTTATTAGTCCAACGAACGAAATGCGCGAACTGGCCCGTGAAATTATTGGCGAAGACGACTTTCTGGAAGTGTTTGTAAATACTCCGCTGGAGGTTTGCGAACAACGCGACCCCAAAGGACTGTACAAAAAAGCACGGGCCGGTGAGATACCAAATTTCACCGGAATCTCCTCTCCATTCGAACACCCGGAGAATCCTTTTATCGAGGTAGACAATACCAACCCTGATATGGATGGAACCATACGCGAGATGTTGAAAAAGATTGTTCCGGAAATAAAATTTGACCCGAGCAACATTCTGTAG
- a CDS encoding DegT/DnrJ/EryC1/StrS family aminotransferase, producing MTKINKPIYVTQPSLPDLEEFIPYLEQIWDNKILTNNGPFHQQLEKELADFLGVPYISLFANGTLALVTALQVLRITGEVITTPYSFVATTHSLWWNNIKPVFVDIEPDFCNLNPEKIEAAITPKTTAILPVHVYGNPCNTDRIQEIADIYGLKVIYDAAHAFGVKYKGTNICNYGDLSILSFHATKVFNTMEGGAIICHDAATKKRIDYLKNFGFAGETKVMAPGINSKMNEMQAALGLLQLKHFKENILKRKKIIEVYHNELKGIKGLTILPEPVDTVSNFAYFPVFIDDEKYGITRDQLYEKLKLNNIFGRRYFYPLISEFPMYKGLDSAKPINLSEAKRIANKVICLPLHPTLELKKIELICALIKHK from the coding sequence ATGACAAAAATTAATAAACCCATTTACGTAACACAGCCATCGCTGCCCGATTTAGAGGAATTCATCCCCTATCTCGAACAGATATGGGACAACAAGATCCTAACCAACAACGGCCCTTTTCACCAGCAATTGGAAAAAGAATTAGCCGATTTTTTAGGAGTCCCCTATATTTCACTTTTTGCCAATGGCACTCTTGCGCTGGTTACTGCATTGCAGGTGCTGCGCATTACAGGAGAAGTGATTACGACTCCTTATAGTTTTGTAGCGACAACACATAGTTTATGGTGGAATAATATTAAACCGGTGTTTGTAGATATTGAACCTGATTTCTGCAACCTCAACCCCGAAAAAATAGAAGCAGCAATTACACCAAAAACAACGGCTATTCTTCCGGTACATGTATATGGTAATCCGTGTAATACCGACCGCATACAGGAAATTGCCGATATATACGGATTAAAAGTAATTTATGATGCAGCCCATGCATTTGGGGTGAAATACAAAGGAACCAATATTTGCAACTATGGCGACCTGTCGATATTAAGTTTTCATGCGACAAAAGTATTTAATACCATGGAAGGTGGTGCCATTATTTGCCACGATGCCGCTACAAAAAAACGCATTGACTATCTAAAAAACTTTGGCTTTGCCGGAGAAACAAAAGTTATGGCCCCGGGTATAAACTCTAAAATGAACGAAATGCAGGCAGCACTTGGTTTGCTGCAATTAAAACACTTTAAAGAGAATATTCTTAAACGGAAAAAGATTATAGAAGTATACCATAATGAGTTAAAAGGGATAAAAGGATTAACAATATTGCCCGAGCCAGTTGACACAGTATCAAATTTTGCTTACTTCCCGGTATTTATTGATGATGAGAAATATGGAATAACACGTGACCAACTCTATGAAAAACTAAAGCTAAACAACATTTTCGGTCGTCGGTATTTTTATCCACTTATAAGTGAATTTCCAATGTATAAAGGATTGGATTCTGCAAAACCAATTAACTTATCCGAGGCAAAAAGAATAGCGAATAAAGTGATTTGTTTACCTCTACACCCGACTTTGGAGCTAAAAAAAATAGAATTGATCTGCGCACTAATTAAACATAAATAA
- a CDS encoding GIY-YIG nuclease family protein: MMANFFESFYWVYVLESLKDGKKYTGYTKDLPSRFEAHQNGEVTSTKHRRPFKLIYFEGCLNQQDATKREKYLPCGIKSGILMQSIIPQGKKHITARCIWEKDLQSGFQKIQLMNNPYCSNLTCRVKIKTFSLDFTG; encoded by the coding sequence ATGATGGCAAATTTCTTCGAAAGTTTTTATTGGGTTTATGTATTGGAAAGCCTTAAAGATGGTAAGAAATATACTGGATATACAAAAGATTTGCCATCAAGATTTGAGGCACACCAAAACGGAGAAGTTACTTCGACAAAACACAGAAGACCTTTCAAACTAATATATTTTGAAGGATGCTTAAATCAGCAAGATGCTACAAAACGAGAAAAGTATTTACCCTGTGGAATAAAATCTGGGATTTTAATGCAAAGCATTATTCCACAGGGTAAAAAACACATTACGGCAAGATGTATTTGGGAAAAAGACTTGCAAAGTGGATTTCAGAAGATTCAACTGATGAATAATCCATATTGCTCAAATCTTACTTGTCGGGTGAAAATAAAAACCTTTTCACTTGATTTCACAGGATAA
- a CDS encoding MaoC family dehydratase codes for MTPSTLGHYFEEFTVGETIYHALSKTIFESDNNLFSLVTMNHHPVHTNQDYAQKNQHGKILVVGTLVFSLVVGMTVPDISGKAIANLGYDKIDHLAPVYIGDTLYAKTSVLSKQESASKKDRGIIYVETTGYNQNKDEVIKFRRNVLIKKLNS; via the coding sequence ATGACGCCATCAACTTTAGGACATTATTTTGAAGAATTTACAGTTGGAGAAACTATTTACCATGCACTTTCAAAAACAATTTTCGAAAGTGACAACAACCTTTTCTCTTTGGTTACGATGAATCACCATCCAGTACACACAAACCAGGACTATGCTCAAAAGAATCAACATGGCAAAATTCTGGTGGTTGGAACATTGGTATTTTCACTAGTGGTTGGAATGACAGTACCCGACATTAGTGGTAAGGCCATTGCTAATTTGGGATATGACAAAATCGACCACCTTGCTCCAGTTTACATTGGAGACACCTTATACGCCAAGACAAGTGTTCTTTCAAAACAAGAATCAGCTTCAAAGAAAGACAGAGGCATTATTTATGTTGAAACAACGGGGTATAACCAAAATAAAGATGAAGTAATTAAATTCAGAAGAAACGTTTTAATAAAAAAGTTGAACTCATGA
- a CDS encoding O-antigen polymerase has product MGIWIVIGVLFILLRKIYSLRGSFFTPSVMVVSLYFFSVVASIFEISLNQEQYKNYSFYGTEYFISSISFLGLLLIFLWPLVSFREDRIEKITIPKGFIFHSFSITLLLLSLFSLIYFIPIAFIALTLDNIGEVRQSIGTGHFQLVNDNIFNTVAGTTASFYQIPMAIALINFARGKHNFFSYALLLSSTSYIFFIFSAVGRDGIVFWLFSFLGLWSLFRTFIPTKINHNFKRILILISIVGLSALLLITFSRFRDAPFKSILSYFGQSFPNFCIAYNIDLPVATGKAFPLFRSIIGLPETVNDSDLINKLNQEGTVSYIFGTFLKTFVFSFGKFGTWMIGIIISILFVPYFKSRAKILSFSKLLVYLLFFQILSQGVFYFRQYNRVGNLLIIVYIILAVLFYLLSRISGSIKISIPKK; this is encoded by the coding sequence ATGGGCATCTGGATTGTAATAGGCGTCCTATTCATTTTGTTGCGCAAAATTTATAGTCTTAGGGGAAGTTTTTTTACCCCTTCCGTAATGGTGGTTTCATTATACTTTTTTTCAGTTGTTGCATCTATATTTGAAATCAGTTTAAATCAAGAACAATACAAAAATTATTCATTTTATGGTACTGAATATTTTATATCAAGTATTTCATTTTTAGGATTACTGCTAATTTTTTTATGGCCATTAGTTTCATTTCGAGAAGACCGTATCGAGAAAATAACTATTCCTAAGGGATTCATTTTCCATTCTTTTAGTATTACCTTGTTATTATTGTCTCTTTTTTCTCTAATATATTTTATTCCAATAGCTTTCATTGCGCTGACATTGGACAACATAGGTGAAGTGAGGCAAAGTATCGGCACAGGACATTTTCAACTTGTTAATGATAATATTTTCAATACCGTTGCGGGAACAACCGCTTCTTTTTATCAAATCCCTATGGCAATAGCTTTAATTAATTTCGCGCGTGGGAAACACAATTTTTTTTCGTATGCCTTATTGCTCTCCTCTACTTCTTATATATTTTTCATTTTTTCTGCAGTTGGACGCGATGGAATAGTTTTTTGGTTATTTTCATTTCTAGGATTATGGTCTCTATTTAGAACCTTCATTCCTACAAAAATTAACCATAATTTTAAAAGGATTCTTATTCTAATTTCGATTGTAGGGCTCTCGGCACTATTATTAATTACATTTAGTCGATTTCGTGATGCCCCTTTTAAGTCAATATTATCATATTTTGGTCAATCATTTCCGAATTTCTGTATTGCCTATAATATCGATTTACCAGTTGCGACAGGTAAGGCATTCCCATTATTTAGGTCAATAATTGGGCTACCAGAAACAGTTAATGACTCTGACCTTATAAATAAATTGAATCAGGAAGGAACTGTAAGCTATATTTTTGGAACATTTTTAAAAACATTTGTATTTAGTTTTGGAAAATTTGGAACTTGGATGATTGGAATCATCATATCAATATTATTTGTGCCTTATTTTAAGAGCAGGGCTAAAATTCTTTCATTTTCAAAGTTATTAGTCTATTTATTATTTTTCCAAATTCTTTCACAAGGAGTTTTTTACTTTAGACAGTATAACAGGGTAGGTAATTTATTAATAATCGTTTATATCATTCTAGCAGTATTGTTCTACTTATTGTCTAGGATTTCTGGATCAATCAAAATTAGTATACCAAAAAAGTAA
- a CDS encoding DUF2061 domain-containing protein, which translates to MSVLPRRHLAKAITWRIIASLTTFIIGWMVTGDLDFGMAIGAADVLIKIALYYLHERAWYHSNYGVLKDGKHIYKPIFRFGKKKKEETKIQEAKVPVESTGKQK; encoded by the coding sequence ATGTCAGTATTACCAAGAAGACACCTGGCGAAAGCCATTACCTGGCGTATCATCGCTTCCTTAACCACCTTTATTATTGGCTGGATGGTTACCGGCGATCTCGATTTTGGTATGGCCATTGGTGCCGCCGACGTATTGATAAAAATTGCCCTTTATTACCTGCACGAGCGCGCCTGGTACCACTCCAATTACGGCGTTTTAAAAGATGGCAAGCACATTTATAAACCCATCTTTCGTTTTGGAAAAAAGAAAAAAGAGGAAACAAAAATACAGGAAGCAAAAGTTCCGGTAGAAAGTACCGGAAAACAAAAATAG
- a CDS encoding CoA ester lyase — protein sequence MKNSSSFLMRSLMFLPAHNQRLMNSAAKSNADVLLLDIEDSVQPVHNKEIARSNIVEYVKRGEFKKHLVFPRINDRESGQLLKDLAELTIPGITGFMYPKSYTGQDVYFIDKLLDTIEYEKGIPQGTFKLIPLIETTAAVLNAQEICQASKRVVAIAFGCEDFVTDLEGVHDPDGKSIFTPRAMIAMAARANNLIPIDTVHIKVHDLTDLERNLVIAKNLGFEGMLVLNPKELPLVHKYFSPTEEEINEAKEMIEMAAIAEKEGKGVAVINNKFIGPPMVLAAKKTLKKHESILKKGL from the coding sequence ATGAAAAACAGCTCGAGTTTTCTTATGCGAAGCCTTATGTTTTTGCCTGCACATAATCAAAGGTTAATGAATAGTGCAGCCAAAAGTAATGCAGATGTCTTGTTACTTGACATCGAAGATTCTGTACAACCTGTTCACAATAAAGAAATCGCCAGAAGTAATATTGTAGAATATGTCAAACGAGGTGAATTCAAAAAACATTTGGTTTTCCCCAGAATAAACGATCGGGAAAGCGGACAGTTGTTAAAGGATCTGGCTGAGTTAACAATTCCAGGTATTACTGGCTTTATGTATCCCAAATCTTATACTGGGCAAGATGTATATTTCATTGATAAATTGCTCGATACGATTGAATATGAGAAAGGCATCCCCCAGGGAACATTCAAACTAATACCATTGATCGAAACAACAGCAGCCGTATTAAATGCACAGGAAATATGCCAGGCTTCCAAAAGAGTGGTGGCCATTGCTTTTGGGTGTGAAGATTTTGTAACCGATCTTGAGGGAGTCCATGATCCTGATGGGAAAAGTATATTTACGCCTCGTGCAATGATAGCTATGGCAGCACGTGCAAACAATCTAATTCCAATCGATACGGTTCACATTAAAGTACATGACCTGACTGACCTTGAACGAAACCTGGTTATCGCAAAAAATCTTGGTTTTGAAGGGATGCTTGTTTTAAATCCAAAAGAATTACCTCTCGTACATAAATATTTCTCACCAACGGAAGAAGAAATTAATGAAGCCAAAGAAATGATTGAGATGGCAGCCATTGCAGAAAAAGAAGGGAAAGGAGTTGCCGTCATAAATAACAAGTTTATTGGACCTCCAATGGTTCTTGCGGCAAAAAAGACATTAAAAAAACATGAAAGTATTTTAAAAAAAGGATTATAG
- a CDS encoding nucleotidyltransferase domain-containing protein — translation MQNDTPIANPRQRGKNKTDFIVFFLLLNMRLSQFQITSIKSLAKKYFGPNTAVSLFGSRTDDSKKGGDIDLFIKNKDESLLTLERKIHFLAELKAKIGEQKIDVVFDNAYTRQKKNFYHSLTRHKIEI, via the coding sequence GTGCAGAATGACACACCGATTGCAAATCCGCGCCAGCGGGGGAAAAACAAAACCGACTTTATTGTTTTTTTCCTACTTTTGAATATGCGTTTAAGCCAATTTCAAATAACAAGCATTAAAAGCCTGGCCAAAAAATATTTTGGACCAAACACCGCTGTTTCATTATTTGGCTCCAGAACCGACGACAGTAAAAAAGGTGGCGACATCGACTTATTCATAAAAAATAAAGACGAAAGCCTATTAACTCTTGAAAGAAAAATCCATTTCCTTGCTGAACTAAAAGCAAAAATTGGCGAGCAAAAAATTGATGTGGTTTTCGACAATGCGTATACGCGCCAAAAGAAAAATTTTTACCACTCCCTTACCCGTCATAAAATTGAAATTTGA
- a CDS encoding lipopolysaccharide biosynthesis protein: protein MSLKQKTISGLTWSAIDQMANLGITFIVGIILARILTPREFGLIGMITIFIAVSNTFINSGFTQALIRKKDCSDTDYSTVFYFNLVISVCFFLLLYNTSAAISNFFDEPELKLILQVLGVLLIIDALGLIQKTILTKAINFKLQAKISLISSIASGIISIAMAYKGFGVWSLVAQRISRQLLRTMLLWIWNHWIPLLKFSRESFKELFGFGSKLLISGLIDTLYQQIYLLVIGKFFSAQELGHYTRADQFKNLPSQNLNGIISQVTYPVLSSIQDDVPRLKSNYTKLIRSTMFITFVLMIGLAAVAEPMVITLIGEKWRPSIILLQMLCFVGMFYPLQALNLNMLTVLGRSDLFLKLEIIKKGLAIPTIIIGIFWGIKIMIFGMFINTFIAYYLNSYWSGKMIGYSTKQQIKDILPSLFIALLMGSIVYLVGHFASFSSLWILLIQLFLGAIFILIVGELIKFKDYIFLKTIVTEKLSLYRRNKK, encoded by the coding sequence TTGAGCCTTAAACAAAAAACCATATCAGGGTTAACCTGGAGCGCTATCGACCAAATGGCAAATTTGGGGATAACATTCATTGTTGGAATTATCCTTGCCAGGATTCTTACTCCACGCGAATTTGGATTGATTGGTATGATAACCATCTTTATTGCAGTATCCAACACTTTTATTAATAGCGGTTTTACCCAGGCTCTAATCCGAAAAAAAGATTGCAGTGATACGGATTATTCAACTGTTTTCTATTTTAATCTTGTTATCAGCGTATGCTTCTTTTTACTGCTTTATAATACCTCTGCTGCAATTAGCAACTTTTTTGATGAGCCTGAATTGAAACTAATTTTACAGGTTTTGGGAGTATTACTGATTATTGATGCACTTGGTCTGATCCAGAAAACAATTCTTACTAAAGCCATTAATTTTAAGTTGCAGGCAAAAATCTCACTTATATCTTCAATCGCCTCCGGAATTATATCCATTGCCATGGCTTATAAAGGATTTGGCGTTTGGAGTCTCGTAGCGCAGCGCATCAGTCGTCAACTATTAAGAACAATGCTGTTATGGATATGGAACCACTGGATACCCCTATTGAAATTTAGCAGAGAATCCTTCAAAGAGTTATTTGGTTTTGGAAGCAAACTACTTATTAGTGGACTCATTGACACATTATACCAACAAATATATCTGTTGGTAATCGGAAAATTTTTCTCTGCACAGGAGTTGGGGCATTATACTCGTGCTGATCAGTTCAAGAACCTTCCCTCGCAAAATTTAAACGGGATTATTTCCCAGGTTACTTATCCCGTATTATCGAGCATTCAGGATGATGTTCCCCGACTGAAAAGCAATTACACAAAATTAATACGAAGTACGATGTTTATTACATTTGTACTAATGATTGGGCTGGCAGCTGTTGCCGAACCCATGGTAATCACATTGATCGGAGAAAAATGGAGACCATCGATAATCTTATTACAAATGCTTTGTTTTGTTGGGATGTTTTATCCCCTGCAAGCACTCAACCTGAACATGCTGACAGTACTCGGACGTTCGGATTTATTCCTTAAACTTGAAATTATAAAAAAAGGTCTGGCAATCCCTACCATTATCATAGGAATATTCTGGGGAATAAAGATCATGATATTTGGGATGTTTATAAACACTTTTATCGCTTATTACCTTAACAGTTATTGGAGTGGAAAGATGATTGGTTATTCTACAAAACAGCAAATTAAGGATATTCTGCCTTCATTATTTATAGCACTTTTAATGGGGAGTATTGTTTATCTGGTTGGACACTTCGCTTCCTTTTCCTCGTTATGGATATTATTGATCCAACTTTTCTTAGGTGCAATATTTATTCTGATTGTAGGGGAATTGATTAAATTCAAGGATTATATTTTTTTAAAAACAATAGTAACTGAAAAATTATCATTGTACAGAAGAAACAAAAAATGA
- a CDS encoding HEPN domain-containing protein: MPNTTYALEWLRFARKNLETAKLLIREHHYTDSIAIEIQQAIEKTLKAVYAYLGIAIPRTHELMILFNFTEEKTDLSHFDKDDILAISDYYETDRYPGPRYAQPERKEVEHYFTVAEKLFKAINDFIK; the protein is encoded by the coding sequence ATGCCTAACACAACCTATGCATTAGAATGGCTACGATTTGCCAGGAAGAATCTGGAAACAGCCAAGCTTCTGATACGCGAGCACCACTATACTGATAGCATTGCCATTGAAATACAACAAGCAATAGAAAAAACTTTAAAAGCCGTATATGCCTACCTGGGCATTGCCATACCTAGAACACATGAATTAATGATCTTGTTTAATTTTACAGAAGAAAAAACAGATCTTAGCCATTTCGACAAAGATGATATTTTAGCCATTAGCGACTATTACGAAACCGATAGGTATCCCGGGCCAAGATACGCGCAACCCGAAAGAAAAGAAGTGGAACATTATTTTACTGTTGCCGAAAAGTTATTTAAAGCTATTAACGATTTTATTAAGTAA